Within the Megalops cyprinoides isolate fMegCyp1 chromosome 10, fMegCyp1.pri, whole genome shotgun sequence genome, the region TGAATATAAGTGTTTCACTACATCCAATGTTTATCTTGCCTTTTTGAGAGGTTTCATTTCCAGACTGGTCTGGTTTCTGATGAAGTTTCATAAAAGCTAGGATTGTCTGTATGAAATATTACTGGAAACAATACAtggatacttttttttttgctttaattaatgATTCACTTGCCTTTTAAGGAGCCATTTACTGTCTGTTAAagtacacagaaaaacagattattttcaTACTCTATAAACGATAAGAAGTTGCGAACTGTTCATTCATATGAAGCATTAACGACGCAGCTGTAACAGTTACTGCTTTATTAGCACAgacaatgtgaaataaaaccCAGAAAGTTACAACAGTGTATGCTGGTTAATTATTAAATTGCAGCCACTCCAGACTGTACAGGATatggaaattattttgattttgatatttaaattgtgtatttaaaaaccattttatttAGTGATTTAACAGTCACGTCTGCAGGAAGTAACATCAGGTGTTCGTTCCAGGATTTAGATAAATTTACTAGCTGAGCAGAGTAGACGACAGAACTCCgattcccagaatgcacagcGAACGAATCTGTCGTTCGTTGGGTGATCCGCTTGATATGACGTCATCAACACCGTCTACTGCTGTCGGACTGGCTTTGTGTGTATAATGCGACGCGAAGAAGAGGTCTGGGCGGAAAAAAGCAAGATAGGTAGGTAAGTATACGTGCATCACCAGATTTAATGCTGTATTATAATTGTGTATATGTTGAAACGGGTGTTTCTTAGTGCAATTTTTACACTGTTAAATTTTTTCCAGGATGCATAAGTGGAAGCTTGCCAGCTGTAAAGAAAAACTGTAACGTATTAAAAGCAATATATAGACTGCATAATAGTGTAGACTCGCATATATTCTTAAAGTCATAGCTGATTTATTTAGAACGTAAGAACTGCGTTGTTTGTATTAGTGAGATGTGGTGATTGTCGCGTGATCTGCAAAACCAGCAAATGAGTGTTTGAATcgttttcttttgtgtctgtctttgaaAGATAATTTGCTGTGTGACTGCCTGTGTTCTTTGGTTTGCGATCTCATTGGCAAAACAGATGTATTAGATGGCAAGTCGATTCTTTAAACAAACCAGTTTCTTTTACTGGAATGTCGCGAGGTTGTTTGCTCCCAGTCCTACCAATTTTTAAGAATGAGAGATGCTACCCTTGGCACGCACGCACCACCCTTGTACAATGCCTTGTATTTCATTCCGGGGCATGACCTTactgaaatataaattttatCTGAAAAGGAAACGGAGCACGTTGAGTATGGAAATGtacataatgtttttgttttagcgTGGTTTTGTGTGGTCCGTTCGTCTTAGATTTTATTTCTACATACTGTAAGGAACGTAATGGTTATTCACCGCAACAATCGCTTGAACTTTTGGTCTATTGTAATGTCGGCTAGTGGATTCGGTATATTATCAGGAAGTTACACGCTGGGGAAATACCGTGTGAAATGGGCCAAACTTGGGCGCGACCCTCTCCTAAATTCTTAAAAGTTGCAAAAGTTGTTTACGTGTGGAAATGTCTACAGAGGTATGTTAGCCATTTGAGGTTTGGTTCTGCCGCTTTTGTTTGCACCCATTCAAAAAGGATCATATTATGAAAAATCAAAAGTGTCGTAGAATATAAACTGTTGTATAGCATTGCATATCGCGCATAATGTGGTAATACTTTGCCTTCTGCTGTGATGATTTGGTGAGATTGTGTTGAGGGGTGCATTTATGCAGAGTGGTCTAAGAGGTAAAGTTGTTACATATTAACTCTTGCAAGTTTGTACCTTATGTATTGGCATGTTATGTGACTTTTCACAATGTGATGGTTAAATCTTTGGTGGGCCAAAAAAGTTTCTTAGTGTCCTGTTGTTTGGGGTCTCACATCAAGCTCCTCCCTTTAATGTAGTGTTGGATGGAGGGAGGAGCCATGGAGACAGCAACCAGGCCAATCAGTGAGCAGAAGTCTGCAGAGGGAGGTGTGTTCATGACAAAGCAGCCAGAGCTCAGCACCCCCCAGAAGACTGCACCTGGCTCAGCACCACAGGGTGTGGAAGGAGAGATAAAGATGGGAGAAATGCGTGAAAGTCCGTCTGTCAGAAAGGAGATTGCAGCAAAGAAAGACAGACTGGAGCCACTGAAGATAGATATGACCAAGCTTGTCCCAGTTCCTCCCACCTGTACGTATTGCATCAGTTCCTTTATTAGGCCTTTatgtcatttccattttcttgtacacttttgccatttagcagagcctcttatgcagagcaacttccatTTAACTGCTGTATACTAATAAAATTTTCTCACACAATGTTCATTAATACCACCAACCATCAAACAACTTGTttgtcagaaataaaacatatacaaGATGTGTACAAAAATGTGTACCTTAACTTTTTAAGCACAAagtgcattgcttttaaaatgaatgggtATTTTACAACTGGTTTTTCAGCTTATTTTATTAATTGGCACTTTTATTGAAACATTGTGCTTCCAGCTCTGTAGTTGGTCCAGATTGTGTTTCTTTCACATCAGTCCAGTAAAATAACAGCAAACTCACTCCTCTTTGTATACCTCTCCTTCCAGCAGCCCAGCTCTCCCTGCAGTGTCTGGAATGCCACATCATCTTCAGCGACCACAAGAGCAAGGAGCGTCACCTCAAGCTGAGCCACCCGGCTGAGTAcgagcagtgcatgctgggagatgcCCTTTTCGCCTGCTATGTCTGCGACCGCCACTTCACCTGCTCCAGCGAGCTCATGGTGCACCAGCGGGCCCACACCGAGAAGCGGCCCTTCAAGTGCCCCATTTGCGGCGAGGCCTTTCGCAGGTCGTCTGAGCTGACCCTCCACAAGAAGGTCCACTTCGGCGCGCACGGGTACACCTGCTCAGACTGCGGGAAGCCCTGCAAGACCCTGACCTTGCTGAAGTATCACCGGCGCACGCACACCGGGGAGAGGCCCTACGTGTGCAAAGAATGCGGCAAGAGGTTCAGCATGTCCAAGGCCCTCCAGAAGCACCTGCTCACGCACTCACAGGGAGAAACGGAGGGGGTCAGCGGAGGGACTGTGCTCCTGAGCGCCGCCGCTGGCACCGCCCACGTTGATAagctcctctctcaccctgccgCTGCACAGGGTGAGTCCTTCGGCATCATCTTTGAATTGTTTTATGTATCCGTCGCAGACCGAAGACTTCTTCAGACTTCCACCTTAATCCCCACCCCCTAtcacctgctacctctaggattttatgtttattttatgtgtagtattgtgatgtgttttggaatgtgttctagtgactgatgtttCGTAGagtacttggcttctgttgcctggTCTGGTTGCAGTAGTGCTTGAATgctgttgtgctcacactcaccggcctgggagtgttgttagcgtgctctggcactgttgctcatttaacttgaatggaaacacttatgttttgttgtgctggaaatcgctctggataagagcatctgctaaatgcatgtaatgtaatgtatccaAATCATCTGTCGCCAGCACACACGTCTCCTTATCCATGCTTTAACCagactttaaaaaaaggtttttaataTCATTGAGTAATTAAGAAAACCTTTAAGTAATAACCTGGGAACTGGGAAATATCTAACAAGCTAATACTGAAGGCTTAAATTGGATCAAAAGTGGTCACATTTGGTTCTGGATTTCTGTTGGCCAATCCAGTTTCTTATGAGACCAGGTCATCCGTCAATAGCCTGCATCTATCATTTGGTTTTTATCTAATGATATGCTGTCATGATCATTACGATATTTTATATTGAGTGTTAGTTATCAGCATGAATAGTACAGCATAACCTGCAGGTGACAATAAATGTGGTTAGTGGAGATATGAgtccatttaatatttaaactgaTGGTAAGTGGCACatgattttgaaagaaaaacGTGACATTAAGAAGGTTGTGACATCAAGCAAGGTGATATTAACATGGTTCGTCTGTATTTGCAGGTAAACCTGAGGTAACCTTCTCATGCTCCCTGTGCAATGTGACCTTCAAGACTGCGAAGACGCGGCAGCAGCACATGAAACTGAAGCATTCGCCGGGCAGAGACACGACACACAACAGCCTCGCAGCGAAAGTGAATCAAAACGTGGGTCAGCCGGTGGAAACCAAGACAGAGGCGCATGAACCAGCACAGCACACGGAGACATTTGGACCAGGGCAGGCATTACAGCAGATAGAAACACTGGGGCAGGAACAAATGCAGGAACTAATTGACACCCTCGGGCAAGAACAGCTGGGGGACAGTATAGCTAAAATGGGGCATGAACCGTTACAGCTACAGACAGAAACAACTGCCCGAGAAaagactgaaacacagacaacagagacagaagagacacAGGGTCAAATTGAAACTTTGGAACTAGAGCAGATACCGGAACAGGTGAAAACGTTGGGACcaggacagacacagggagacgTCAAAACGTTGGAATCGGTACAGACAGAAGGTCAGAGTAAGACGGGTGATGTGGAGCAGACACAGTTGCAGATAGAAACACTGACATTAGAACTGACCCAAGGGCAGATGGGGACTATGGTTCTCCAGCAGACGCAAGGACATGTGCAGATGCAGCTGGAGCAATCGAATGAACAGTTAAAGGCAATTGAACTTGGAGagacacatttacatgtgaatACATTGGTTCTAGAACAGACACATCCAGAGATGGGAACGGTTGAATTAGAACTGACACCGGTGCAGATGGAAACTTTGGAACTAGAGCAGACACAGGTCCACGTGGAAACAGTAGCATTAGAACTGACACCGGTTCAGATGGAAACATTGGGACTAGatcagacacaggcacagattGAAACAATGCAGTTAGAGCAAACACAAAACcagacagagacactggagCAAGTGGAGAAACGGTCACTaaaagagaggaaagcagaggaggagaggccaCAACAAATAGAGGCAGAAGAGCATGGAGAAACCTGTCATAAACTTGAACCTATGCAACAAGTATCAGACAAGAGTCTTGGACAGAAAGAGCAaacatcaacacaaacacaacaaatgaaTAAGCCAATCAGTCTGTCTTCAATTCAAGCAAAGGGACCAGAGCAGAATGCATCTCATCACCATGAAAGCCAGCCGCACAGAGTACAATTCCCGCATTTACCCAAGCATCCAGAAGATGCACATATACAACAGTTGCATCAAGAGAAGCAGATGCCCATGCGTTCTGTGGCAGAATTTGTGAAAGGAGGTCATCGAAcacaatcaaagaaaaaaatggaagggCAGTTAACTAAGCATTCCCAACCAACAGAGCGTGAGAGAGAATTCCTCGGACTTAGACGACAGGAAAAAGAGCCAACGCAACACCCTGAGACTCGGCTGAAAGCGaaacacacaaagcattcaCGGGTGAAGAAGGACCGCCTCATTGTGCGGTTTGTACCACCAGAGAAAGTAAAACACTCCTCGAAACAGAAGCCTCTGCCGACAAACCAGGTGCAGCAAAAAGATGGACAAGGCCACAAACTACAAAAAATGCAAGTCGCACCACAAAAACTGCAGTTGCAGCAAAAAGCTGCGAAGGAAAAGAAGgtaaagaaacaagaaaatctCAGAAAAATAGTCAAGACTCAGACTTTACTGCAGGAGAAGATGTTGCATCGTGAAGTTCAACAAATGCCAAAattcaaagaacaaaaacaaacgcCGCTACAAAGGAAGAAAGAGCAAACGCCGAAAGGTGCGACGGGTCAGAGGCAGCCTGAGCCAGCGTCACCACAgattcaaaaacagaaaaagcaagcGCAGATGTCGCGAAAAGTGCAGCtgaagaaaaaggaggaggaaatgcCACCTAAAAAGAAGCTAAAGAGGAAACAAGAGAAAGCGAAGGGATACAATAAGCTCCAGAGTTGCATCCCAGAAGATAAAGAGCAGCAatctctgctgttgctgaaggGACATAAACAGCCGCAGCTCAAGGTTCACAAATTGGATCCCAGTAAGACCCAAGGGCAGCCACAACAGCCACTGCCTGGCCAGTCTCAAATGGGCAAACCccagaaaaaacaacagaaggtCATAAAAGGTCAACAGCAGAAGACGAGAACAAATCGGAAACAGCAAAAGCTTGCAAGgcagccaaaaacaaacaaacagcaggttGCACCACCTCTTCCTGCCCAGGTGTCCCCCTCTTCTACATCTGTCGTACAGATTAAGTCCAAGACCAGTCGCAAGCGTAAGGCCCCTTCGAATGGCGTGGCTGAAACAGCCTTGGGGTCCCCACATGCTCGGCGAGCACTTGGGTGTGAACACTGTGGGGAGAGGTTTTCTGAGGTCGCAGCCTTAGAGGAGCATTTGACAGCCGCACACCCTTTTGGGATCAGGCGCGGTGAATGTGATTCAAATGGAAATGTATGTAGCGATAGCTCAAGGATAGAAGGGGAAACGGCTCTGGGTCTTTGTGCAAGAATGTTGAGCCAGCAAACATCGGATGAACAGCTGGATTTAACAAGTTTGCGTGAACCTGAAGTGGGGAAAACACTTGCTCTGCCAAGTCCAGGAGTAAGCTGCTTACAAAACcgagaaggggagggggtaaAAGTCATTGGGGTGGCTGCTTTGGGTTCAGAGCTTAGTCTGACATTAGATCCCATCCAGACACAAAAGTCAAGTGATGTAGTGCTGGGAAGCACAATACACCCAGATCATTTTGGAATGCGAGCTGCAACAGATTGGGATATGGAGGTAGAAATGGGGGAGATTGGATTAGGAGATAGGGTGGAGCGAGTGTCTTTCCCAGCTCTGAACCCTTCCCCTTCTTTGTCTCTTGGTCCTGCGTGCTTGGAAAGTGAAGGTAAAGAAGGAGGAGAAATCAATGGGGAGAGCCTTACAGAAACTACGCCAAAGGTTACTTCAGGCTTGCGTCCAAAAAGTGGACATTTACAGGAATCAAAAGCACAGCAAGGGGAGGAGCTGAATGAATTCATGAAGAGCTCAAAGAATTGTGTGGAAGAGATTAGTCGAGAAAGAGTACTGAGTGGAACAGAGCATAGAGAAAGTTGTGTGCCACTGGATGGATCTCCATTGCCTCTCCCTTCTGCACACAGCACCTCTCTGAATAAATCTAAATCTAGCCAAGCGAAACCACCAGGTATCCAAAATCAGAACCGCTCACCATATCCCTCACCCACAAGACAACTCCAAAACGTTCAGCAATTGGAAACCACTACAAAAGAGGGACGAGTGGAGGGAAGGAGatttgaagagaaaaacaagtcTGATGGCAAGACATCATCAACGGAGACCTCCGGTGGTCTCCAGCTTCTTACGTCTGGTCCTGAACTCCAAAgagtcacagaggaggagaTCAAAGAGGAGCTGCTTCTTGACGTGGACATAGTCACTGTTGGAGACCAAAATGTGGAGGACAACACAGAGGCCGATAGTCTTGCATTTGACAGCATTTCACAAGCTAGTCATACTGCTTCCTGCCAATTGCAAGTAGAAACAACCCAGTCAAGTCAACATAAAAGTGGAGAGACCCCTACTTTTCCTGCTCAAGCTGAGAATCAAGACTTCAGAGCATCTGTAAATATAGAAGTAATACCCTCTGAAATCAagcaagaagaggaagaggtggaagtggagagaagagaaggaggaagacGGAGGGACAGTGCAGGGAGGAGcagaagagggaggggtggacaccagagaggagggaaaaggaggTTGGAGGTAGACCTTGTGAATGAAACAGAATCAGAGGTTGGAACAGAAGGGTGTCAAGTGATCTTACATCTGCAACCGCCTGCTGATGATTCTCAGAtcaaggaagaggaaggagtgGAGTTCTACCACCGGTCCAAATCTCCTTCCCTTAAAGCCCAGGAGGATGGAGGTCCCAGGCGTGAGCAGGGAAGGCTGCTCATGGATGCAGGTATCCCTGAATCGTGTCTCCCAGCATCATTAGAAGAGTCTTCCGATGAGCAGATTGTTTTTGAGCTGGAATCTGTTACCACAAGCGTGGAGCTGTTGAAAACGGAGGAGGGGATGGAAGAGGAAGGATCTGGAGAACAAGGAAGGGGGTCCCGCCGTTGCCGCTCTCCCTCGGTCCTGCTAGAGAGGTTCCTTacgggaagagagagggaagtggAAGACACGGCGCAGTGCCAGACTGAGCTGAGAAATAACAACAGGCTGGTGAGTGTGCTAGTTATCTGTCTACTCATTTTTACAAATGAGGCTCTGATGCTGtgatattgtattatattgtttCAGATTGTGTTTTCTATACTGAAAATAGCAAGATGAATAATAATGGTCTAAAGAGATTCCCTAGTCAGTATCAATAAGATACTAGTTTCACAGCCTTCTTTTAACCTCTGTAAGGTTAGTCTTGTTCTTCAGAAACTTGAACTTATATGAGGTGGTTGAATGTTTGGAGTGGTTCTTTTTAAGAGTACATTTTGTGCCAAAGTATTTATGACCcttctgtgtgtgcagatggaTCACACTCCCCTGGGACTTGGGGTAGAGGGGGATCTCCAAAGTGGTGCCGATGGGATGACGCTAATGGGGGCTCTGAGGGGTCAGGTGATTAAGGTAGAGGAGTACTCCTCAGATTTGATTCCTTGCCAGAACACTCCACGCGCCACTGCCACcggggagagaggagctgtggTTGGTCAGCTGGACCCCTGCGGGCAGCAACCGAGTGAAGTCCGGGTGTTTTTAGTGAAGGAAGAAGATCCTCTTATTTTGGACGAACCCCAGGCTTTCCCAGGACATGGGCACACGCAGTTAGCAGTAGAGGAAATGGGGCCTGTGAGCAACTCTCACGCAGGTATGTacataaaattttgtttttataataaatattgatCCTGCTAGTGTAGCATGTACACCAGTAAAGAAATCAGTAAATATATCAGTGGGCTCCTCAGTCATCCAGCTGAGTCTGAGAAAATCTATCATGTTAAAGGCAAGGCCTGTCAGTTAATTTCAGATCCTTTTCAGTCATGAATCAATAAATTCCTCCTCATCCATCACAGACCGTGAGGCTACGTCgcttgaagacagagaggggagaggagacggGGACAGAGAAGAAGCAGCTAGCGTGTCCCCTCTGGTGCTGGAGGCTGGGGTTAGCGGGGAGAGATGCATCGTCCTGcgggtgaaggaggaggagagagagatggcctTGGAGCCACCACAGAGGGAACACGGTCTCTCGGTCTTGCTGGTATCAAGGGCGCCGGGACTGGATCAGCAAGAAGACGCAAGTCAAACCGAAGAAGTGTCGCTGGTATCAGACCTCCATCCAGGTCCATTTGCAGACGGTGGTGGATTCTGTAAGGAACGACTTCACTGTGTCAAAAACCTATgtttaatcaaacaaaattCACAAACTTCTGTTAACATAAACATGGTGctgatgtactgtataatgtactgaaatgacatttgttgattttatactttttttaacTTGTCTGTATCCAGGGGTGCCTATGTCCTCTGGGTGTGAGACAGAGGTGGGTGTCACAACAATCCAGGAATGTGAAGAGCATGTGGAGGAGTCCGTGCAGATAGGGAGACAACAGAATGAGCATGTCCGTACTGCCGAAGGTACATACTGACTTCGCTTTTTATGGACGTATTAGTATATTCCAATAGTCTGTTTTAACTCCGCCATTATCACCAGGTGAAAAAGGCACCTAGAAGGGTGGGCTTGTGAGGGGAAACTGGGACAGTTTAAATCTTGTTTTACAAAGACGATAGGTTTGCTCAGTAGTAAGCTTAAAGACAAGAACCTTGCCCAAAAACTAAAGTAGTATTACAATGTTCAGTGCCACTTGATACTTCTGGTTCAGCTTCTCATAATTGTCGCTTTTCATAGTGATGGATATGACCTGATTAATCAAATCTCAGTTCGCTGTGAGTTACAAATACGTCTTGCAAAGTTATGAAGCACCGGCAGAGTGCAGAgttctgaaagaaatgaaaattaaacactCACAATGTAGGACAGAGCACATAACAGCAAAAGTGAATGTGGTCCGCTCGTATCGGTGAAGGTAATTTTACATTATGCTGATCTTCCTTCAGGTGAATTGGACACAGAACAGCGGAACACTCGGGAACTTCTAGAATTCCTACAGCAGGCATCTGATGCGGAATACTCGGACAGTTCTGATTCTGAGCCAGAGGGGGAGGCCATCGCCATGGCTTGTTGCTATGAAAGCAGGAACAGATGCATCATTGCC harbors:
- the LOC118784388 gene encoding uncharacterized protein LOC118784388 gives rise to the protein MEGGAMETATRPISEQKSAEGGVFMTKQPELSTPQKTAPGSAPQGVEGEIKMGEMRESPSVRKEIAAKKDRLEPLKIDMTKLVPVPPTSAQLSLQCLECHIIFSDHKSKERHLKLSHPAEYEQCMLGDALFACYVCDRHFTCSSELMVHQRAHTEKRPFKCPICGEAFRRSSELTLHKKVHFGAHGYTCSDCGKPCKTLTLLKYHRRTHTGERPYVCKECGKRFSMSKALQKHLLTHSQGETEGVSGGTVLLSAAAGTAHVDKLLSHPAAAQGKPEVTFSCSLCNVTFKTAKTRQQHMKLKHSPGRDTTHNSLAAKVNQNVGQPVETKTEAHEPAQHTETFGPGQALQQIETLGQEQMQELIDTLGQEQLGDSIAKMGHEPLQLQTETTAREKTETQTTETEETQGQIETLELEQIPEQVKTLGPGQTQGDVKTLESVQTEGQSKTGDVEQTQLQIETLTLELTQGQMGTMVLQQTQGHVQMQLEQSNEQLKAIELGETHLHVNTLVLEQTHPEMGTVELELTPVQMETLELEQTQVHVETVALELTPVQMETLGLDQTQAQIETMQLEQTQNQTETLEQVEKRSLKERKAEEERPQQIEAEEHGETCHKLEPMQQVSDKSLGQKEQTSTQTQQMNKPISLSSIQAKGPEQNASHHHESQPHRVQFPHLPKHPEDAHIQQLHQEKQMPMRSVAEFVKGGHRTQSKKKMEGQLTKHSQPTEREREFLGLRRQEKEPTQHPETRLKAKHTKHSRVKKDRLIVRFVPPEKVKHSSKQKPLPTNQVQQKDGQGHKLQKMQVAPQKLQLQQKAAKEKKVKKQENLRKIVKTQTLLQEKMLHREVQQMPKFKEQKQTPLQRKKEQTPKGATGQRQPEPASPQIQKQKKQAQMSRKVQLKKKEEEMPPKKKLKRKQEKAKGYNKLQSCIPEDKEQQSLLLLKGHKQPQLKVHKLDPSKTQGQPQQPLPGQSQMGKPQKKQQKVIKGQQQKTRTNRKQQKLARQPKTNKQQVAPPLPAQVSPSSTSVVQIKSKTSRKRKAPSNGVAETALGSPHARRALGCEHCGERFSEVAALEEHLTAAHPFGIRRGECDSNGNVCSDSSRIEGETALGLCARMLSQQTSDEQLDLTSLREPEVGKTLALPSPGVSCLQNREGEGVKVIGVAALGSELSLTLDPIQTQKSSDVVLGSTIHPDHFGMRAATDWDMEVEMGEIGLGDRVERVSFPALNPSPSLSLGPACLESEGKEGGEINGESLTETTPKVTSGLRPKSGHLQESKAQQGEELNEFMKSSKNCVEEISRERVLSGTEHRESCVPLDGSPLPLPSAHSTSLNKSKSSQAKPPGIQNQNRSPYPSPTRQLQNVQQLETTTKEGRVEGRRFEEKNKSDGKTSSTETSGGLQLLTSGPELQRVTEEEIKEELLLDVDIVTVGDQNVEDNTEADSLAFDSISQASHTASCQLQVETTQSSQHKSGETPTFPAQAENQDFRASVNIEVIPSEIKQEEEEVEVERREGGRRRDSAGRSRRGRGGHQRGGKRSPGGWRSQA